A part of Mycolicibacterium sp. TUM20985 genomic DNA contains:
- a CDS encoding mammalian cell entry protein, translating to MSPRRKVDEQARNFFAANATESKVPLRWGLPLTAILAFVLAAVAIAGSIFTLAGHVSYDRTEARDASALFYVRGFMTEYTSLDPFHANDYADRILAQATGDFQKSFKEKLNEIAVQVARAEPTTGVVQEAGVQRWNDNGSADILVATNVKSTGPDGKTPIESGTRWVVTTIEEGQQWKISQLIQVI from the coding sequence ATGAGCCCGCGACGCAAGGTCGACGAGCAGGCCCGCAACTTCTTCGCCGCGAACGCGACCGAGTCGAAGGTTCCGCTGCGGTGGGGCCTTCCGCTGACCGCCATCCTCGCCTTCGTGCTCGCGGCCGTCGCGATCGCGGGCAGCATCTTCACCCTCGCCGGGCATGTGAGCTACGACCGCACGGAGGCCAGGGACGCCTCGGCGCTCTTCTACGTCCGTGGCTTCATGACGGAGTACACCTCACTGGATCCGTTCCACGCGAACGACTATGCGGACCGGATCCTGGCGCAGGCGACGGGCGACTTCCAGAAGTCGTTCAAGGAAAAGCTGAACGAAATCGCCGTCCAGGTCGCGCGTGCCGAACCCACCACCGGCGTCGTGCAGGAGGCCGGCGTGCAACGGTGGAACGACAACGGCAGTGCCGACATCCTGGTGGCCACCAACGTCAAGTCGACGGGCCCGGACGGCAAGACCCCCATCGAAAGCGGAACACGTTGGGTGGTAACGACTATCGAGGAGGGACAGCAGTGGAAGATCAGTCAGCTGATTCAAGTGATCTGA
- a CDS encoding virulence factor Mce family protein encodes MSKRLNLRTVVKRGGALLAAGLILTSCGWKGIANVPVPGGAGTGSDSMTIYVQMPDTLALNVNSRVRVADVFVGSVRAIELKNWVATLTLDVQPDLKLPADTRAAIGQTSLLGSQHVELNPPADSSGRMLKSGDTIPLDHASAFPTTERTLASIGTILSGGGIPNLEVIQNEVANLLTGRGDQIREFLGRLDTFTAELNNQRQDLTRAIDSTDRLLAIVAQRNDTLDRVLTEFPPLIKHFAETRDLFADAVIALGRVSKAADDALSQANPDITANLKNLQRPLVQLGKASPYLLGALKVIGTAPFSIENVPKAIRGDYINVSLNVDLTLSAIDNGVLSGTGISGLLRALEQSWGRDPSTMIPDVRFTPNPHNAPGGPLVERGE; translated from the coding sequence ATGTCGAAGCGGCTCAACCTGAGGACCGTCGTCAAGCGTGGTGGAGCACTGCTCGCCGCGGGGTTGATCCTGACGTCGTGCGGCTGGAAGGGCATCGCGAACGTTCCGGTGCCCGGTGGCGCAGGCACGGGTTCGGACAGCATGACGATCTACGTGCAGATGCCGGATACGTTGGCGCTCAACGTGAATAGCCGCGTCCGCGTGGCCGACGTCTTCGTCGGCAGCGTGCGGGCCATCGAGCTGAAGAACTGGGTCGCGACGTTGACCCTGGACGTGCAGCCCGATCTGAAGCTGCCCGCCGACACCAGGGCCGCGATCGGACAGACCTCGCTGCTCGGCTCGCAGCACGTAGAGCTCAATCCGCCGGCAGACTCCTCGGGTCGGATGCTGAAGAGCGGCGACACGATTCCGCTCGACCACGCGAGCGCGTTCCCGACGACGGAGCGCACGCTCGCGAGCATCGGCACCATCCTCAGCGGGGGTGGCATCCCGAACCTCGAGGTGATCCAGAACGAGGTCGCCAACCTCCTCACCGGTCGCGGTGATCAGATCCGCGAGTTCTTGGGGCGTCTGGACACGTTCACCGCGGAGTTGAACAACCAGCGCCAGGACCTCACTCGCGCGATCGACTCCACGGACCGGTTGCTGGCCATCGTGGCGCAGCGCAACGACACCCTCGACCGCGTACTGACCGAGTTCCCGCCGCTGATCAAGCACTTCGCGGAGACCAGGGATCTGTTCGCCGATGCGGTGATCGCACTTGGTCGCGTCAGCAAGGCAGCAGACGACGCGCTGTCGCAGGCCAATCCGGACATCACTGCCAACCTGAAGAATCTGCAGCGCCCGCTCGTTCAACTAGGCAAGGCGTCCCCCTACCTGCTCGGTGCGCTAAAGGTGATCGGAACCGCGCCGTTCAGCATCGAGAACGTGCCGAAGGCGATCCGCGGCGACTACATCAACGTGTCGCTGAACGTGGATCTGACGCTGTCGGCAATCGACAACGGAGTCCTCAGTGGCACGGGCATTTCCGGCCTGCTTCGGGCGCTGGAACAGTCGTGGGGCCGCGATCCGAGCACGATGATCCCGGACGTGCGGTTCACGCCGAACCCGCACAATGCACCGGGCGGACCGCTGGTCGAGAGAGGTGAGTGA
- a CDS encoding mammalian cell entry protein, whose translation MEDQSADSSDLTTDAADASVPQGKAARNRHRLPRHKVAHVDQTEDAESPAVEPVTDEDPAPDPAPIETTDETPDEASDAAPDADVERPRRRLPWRRGKAVAEVEAPVDPADPVDPVDPAAVLVPHRTAGRGLKIAAVAAGALFVAAAAFAGATLQPYLADRAAVHTKFVIAETAASAITTLWTYTPEDMDKLPDRSAKYLGGDFASDYKRYIDAIVAPNKQAQVTNNTQVLGAAVETLTPTEATAIVYTNSVATSPVTKGIPSLRYLSYRLTMKPQDDRWLITQMVAVTKLDLTPRL comes from the coding sequence GTGGAAGATCAGTCAGCTGATTCAAGTGATCTGACCACCGACGCTGCCGACGCCTCCGTCCCGCAGGGCAAGGCGGCGCGCAATCGCCACCGGTTGCCGCGGCACAAGGTGGCGCATGTCGATCAGACCGAGGACGCCGAGAGTCCGGCGGTCGAGCCGGTCACCGACGAAGACCCAGCCCCGGACCCGGCTCCCATCGAGACGACCGACGAGACGCCCGACGAGGCAAGCGACGCGGCGCCCGATGCAGACGTCGAGCGCCCGCGCCGCCGCCTGCCGTGGCGACGCGGCAAGGCCGTCGCCGAGGTGGAGGCACCCGTCGACCCGGCCGACCCCGTCGACCCCGTCGACCCGGCCGCGGTGCTGGTGCCGCATCGGACCGCCGGCCGGGGGCTGAAGATCGCTGCGGTGGCTGCGGGCGCCTTGTTCGTCGCCGCCGCCGCGTTCGCGGGTGCGACGCTGCAGCCCTACCTGGCCGACCGGGCCGCGGTGCACACCAAGTTCGTCATCGCCGAGACCGCGGCGAGCGCCATCACCACCCTGTGGACTTACACGCCCGAGGACATGGACAAGCTGCCGGACCGGTCGGCGAAGTACCTCGGTGGCGACTTCGCCTCGGACTACAAGCGCTACATCGATGCGATCGTCGCACCGAACAAGCAGGCCCAGGTCACGAACAACACCCAGGTCCTCGGGGCGGCGGTCGAGACGCTGACGCCGACGGAGGCCACCGCGATCGTGTACACCAACTCCGTGGCGACCAGTCCCGTGACCAAGGGCATCCCCTCGCTGCGCTATCTGTCCTATCGCCTGACGATGAAGCCGCAGGACGACCGGTGGCTGATCACCCAGATGGTCGCCGTCACGAAGCTAGACCTCACACCGCGGCTGTAG
- a CDS encoding MCE family protein yields MLTRFVKIQLVVFSILTVIALAVLGVYYLRLPSVVGIGQYELKAELPRSGGLYSTANVTYLGTQIGKVTDVRPTERGVLATMSIDSNYKIPADASANVHSVSAIGEQYLDLVSTSDKPGQYLAAGSTITNSTVPAEVGPALDAANNGLDALPREKIDSLLTETSEAIGGLGPALQRLVESTSAIASDLKDNLGPVNDIVNNLTPILDSQVQSGDAISQWTRNLNTITSQTAEQDQALRSGLQQAAPTADQLNAVFGDVREALPQTIANIAIVADLLKRYNKGLEQALVILPQGATVAQAGTIFPGEGLLHFGLSINQPPPCLTGFLPAAQWRSPADTSTQPLPDGLYCKIPKDFQGNVVRGARNYPCADVPGKRAATPEECRSNTPYEPLGTNPWYGDPNQILTCPAAGARCDQPVKPGYVVPAPTINNGLNPLPADQLPPRPSPLSDPLTAPGQGTVACSGQQPNPCIYTPAAGPAAVYTPSNGQVVGPDGVQYSVTNSSDPGENGWKEMLAPAG; encoded by the coding sequence ATGCTGACCCGCTTCGTCAAGATTCAGTTGGTGGTCTTCTCCATCCTGACGGTCATCGCGCTGGCCGTACTCGGCGTGTACTACCTGCGGTTGCCGAGTGTGGTCGGGATCGGGCAGTACGAGTTGAAGGCGGAGCTGCCCCGATCGGGTGGCCTCTACTCGACGGCCAACGTGACCTACCTCGGCACGCAGATCGGCAAGGTGACCGACGTCCGGCCCACCGAGCGCGGCGTGCTCGCCACCATGAGCATTGACAGCAACTACAAGATTCCCGCCGACGCCAGCGCGAACGTGCACTCCGTGTCCGCCATCGGTGAGCAGTACCTGGACCTGGTGTCGACGTCGGACAAGCCGGGGCAGTACCTGGCCGCGGGATCGACGATCACCAACAGCACGGTGCCGGCCGAGGTCGGGCCCGCGCTGGACGCCGCCAACAATGGTCTCGATGCCCTGCCAAGGGAGAAGATCGACTCACTGTTGACCGAGACGTCTGAGGCGATCGGCGGTCTCGGCCCCGCCCTGCAGCGATTGGTGGAGTCGACGTCGGCCATCGCGAGCGACCTCAAGGACAACCTGGGGCCGGTGAACGACATCGTCAACAACCTCACGCCGATTCTGGACAGCCAGGTTCAGTCGGGTGATGCGATCTCGCAGTGGACGCGCAACCTGAACACCATCACGTCGCAGACCGCCGAGCAGGACCAGGCATTGCGCAGCGGGTTGCAGCAGGCCGCGCCGACGGCGGATCAGCTCAACGCGGTGTTCGGCGACGTGCGCGAAGCGCTGCCGCAGACGATCGCGAACATCGCGATCGTGGCCGACCTGCTGAAGCGCTACAACAAGGGTCTCGAACAGGCGTTGGTGATCCTGCCCCAGGGTGCAACGGTCGCCCAGGCGGGCACCATCTTCCCGGGGGAGGGTCTGCTGCACTTTGGGCTGTCGATCAACCAGCCGCCACCCTGCCTCACGGGCTTCCTGCCGGCCGCGCAATGGCGGTCGCCCGCGGACACCAGCACGCAGCCGCTACCGGATGGGCTGTACTGCAAGATCCCGAAGGACTTCCAGGGCAATGTCGTCCGAGGAGCGCGTAACTACCCGTGTGCGGACGTGCCGGGTAAGCGTGCGGCCACGCCGGAGGAGTGCCGGAGCAACACGCCCTACGAGCCGCTCGGGACCAACCCCTGGTACGGCGACCCGAACCAGATCCTGACGTGTCCTGCGGCTGGGGCGCGCTGCGACCAACCGGTGAAGCCCGGTTACGTGGTACCTGCTCCGACGATCAACAACGGGCTGAACCCGTTGCCCGCCGATCAGTTGCCGCCGCGACCGTCGCCGCTGAGTGACCCGCTTACGGCCCCTGGCCAGGGCACGGTCGCCTGCAGTGGCCAGCAGCCCAATCCATGCATCTACACTCCGGCAGCAGGCCCTGCCGCGGTCTACACCCCGTCCAACGGCCAAGTCGTCGGACCCGACGGAGTTCAGTACTCCGTCACCAACTCAAGTGATCCAGGAGAAAACGGATGGAAGGAGATGCTGGCGCCAGCCGGCTGA
- a CDS encoding YoaK family protein, translating into MAVESPVSQRLTVTALLLLTFATGLVDAVSVLVLGHVFVANMTGNVIFLGFWFVDHSGVDMAAAVVAFISFVTGAVVGGRLARHLDARVRRWLVVTFGLEVVTLSSLSILAGAGVLQYHGGGRLILIAGLAVAFGIQNATARQFGVQELSTTVLTQTIVGIGFDSRLAGGTGQREKLRYGVILTMCSGAVIGATLSRWTVAPVIGIAAAVVASSAAIFAFGPAKKASVVNEARP; encoded by the coding sequence ATGGCCGTCGAATCCCCTGTATCGCAACGTCTGACGGTCACCGCGCTGTTGTTGCTGACGTTCGCCACCGGCTTGGTCGACGCCGTCAGCGTTCTGGTCTTGGGGCATGTCTTCGTGGCGAACATGACGGGCAATGTGATCTTCCTGGGCTTCTGGTTCGTGGACCACTCCGGCGTCGACATGGCCGCCGCAGTGGTGGCGTTCATCAGCTTCGTCACCGGCGCCGTGGTCGGTGGCCGGCTCGCCCGGCACCTCGACGCCAGGGTCCGTCGCTGGCTGGTCGTCACCTTCGGCCTCGAAGTGGTTACCCTGTCCAGTCTTTCGATACTGGCGGGCGCCGGGGTGCTGCAGTACCACGGTGGGGGGCGGCTCATCCTGATCGCGGGGCTCGCCGTCGCCTTCGGCATCCAGAACGCCACCGCGCGGCAGTTCGGTGTGCAGGAACTCAGCACGACGGTGTTGACGCAGACCATCGTCGGCATCGGTTTCGACAGCAGACTCGCGGGCGGGACGGGCCAGCGGGAGAAACTGCGCTACGGCGTCATCCTCACCATGTGCAGCGGCGCCGTCATCGGGGCCACCCTGAGTCGATGGACGGTGGCCCCCGTGATCGGCATCGCGGCAGCGGTGGTGGCGTCGAGTGCGGCGATCTTCGCGTTCGGTCCCGCGAAGAAGGCGTCGGTCGTCAACGAGGCTCGGCCGTAA
- a CDS encoding RDD family protein, with the protein MTALLDEDADVRTAEETAIRCASWPARAGAIALDVLPGAAVITTVAVLAYATSVGSWLWWVFMGILAVAVLATLVNRWLLPPLIGWTMGRAVFGIRVTASSGEGVGSVRLFARDLAHLLDTAALCVGWLWPLGDKRHRTFADLLARTEVRVVGAGDAPRRDVRRITAGVLVAAAVVGAAASGLGYLQVYRQDRALEQARTEIAEQGPRIVEQLLSYGSQTVVEDFARAQTMATDGYRPQLVQQQQAVQKSGVTDNEYWAVSSAVLSATTDRAAMLLALQGQRGSDPNNLKFITATVRADFEKADGRWQVAVLTVLKKPLTGQSQAGPQPPQPPQPPQPPPPGREPGR; encoded by the coding sequence GTGACGGCACTGCTCGACGAAGACGCCGACGTCCGTACGGCGGAGGAGACCGCGATCCGGTGTGCCTCCTGGCCGGCGCGGGCCGGGGCGATCGCACTGGACGTCCTTCCCGGGGCCGCCGTGATCACGACGGTGGCCGTGCTCGCCTACGCCACGTCCGTCGGCAGCTGGCTGTGGTGGGTATTCATGGGGATCCTGGCGGTGGCCGTGCTGGCCACGCTCGTGAACCGGTGGCTACTACCGCCGCTCATCGGATGGACCATGGGCCGCGCAGTCTTCGGAATACGCGTGACGGCGTCCAGTGGTGAGGGCGTGGGCAGCGTGCGGTTGTTCGCGCGTGACCTGGCCCATCTGCTAGACACCGCGGCGCTGTGCGTCGGATGGCTGTGGCCGCTGGGGGACAAGCGTCACCGGACGTTCGCAGACCTGTTGGCGCGCACCGAAGTTCGCGTGGTCGGAGCCGGTGACGCACCTCGTCGCGACGTGCGGCGCATCACCGCCGGTGTGCTGGTCGCCGCGGCCGTGGTGGGCGCGGCGGCGAGCGGGCTGGGCTATCTGCAGGTGTACCGGCAGGATCGCGCGCTCGAACAGGCCAGAACCGAGATCGCCGAGCAGGGACCGCGCATCGTGGAGCAGCTGCTGAGCTACGGCAGCCAGACCGTAGTCGAAGACTTCGCCAGAGCGCAGACGATGGCCACCGACGGCTACCGTCCGCAGCTCGTACAACAGCAACAGGCCGTGCAGAAGTCGGGGGTCACCGACAACGAGTACTGGGCGGTCAGCAGTGCAGTGCTCTCGGCGACCACGGACCGGGCGGCGATGCTGCTGGCGCTGCAGGGCCAACGTGGGTCCGACCCGAACAACCTGAAGTTCATCACCGCGACGGTGCGGGCGGACTTCGAGAAGGCCGACGGCCGTTGGCAGGTCGCCGTTCTCACCGTGCTCAAGAAGCCGCTGACGGGCCAGAGCCAGGCGGGTCCGCAACCGCCACAGCCGCCGCAGCCACCCCAGCCGCCGCCCCCGGGAAGGGAGCCCGGACGATGA